A single genomic interval of Oryzias latipes chromosome 3, ASM223467v1 harbors:
- the LOC101163890 gene encoding myomesin-2 codes for MSSRLKSGSYNHEYHHKQSQRVIKEYSSSETMEERYDYKTQARIQQVVKAKMVDKYVREEPMIRGPQFLVRLRSHTVFENTPIKLFCTVQGFPMPVVKWYRDGVILDLSSGKYLVEARGSSHSLEIPKCSTDDTAQYTAVAGNSHGQVSSQASIIVKRYKEEEESSPYAWLPFTAAMLPKIHYTKINITFVEKFGPVFATEGESATLSATMTLSPNLANLQPEAQWYRDDTRLFESKWVKIETGRGFSTLTIPNLYKDDEGLYTLRMVTKGGTAEHSAFVSVADGPPPVPSAPGAPMDIKIHDANRDYVIVSWKPPNTTTEGPILGYFVDKCEVGTENWTQCNDHPIKICKYPVSGLFEGHSYYFRVRAVNSRGISKPSRMSDPIAALDPTEFERLHAKKLGGQLDVVSYHEVEEAEGNPPGVPSGVQVCEIDRTYVVLSWKSPPYYSKAPMWYYLEKLMSGSNAWQRVNTQVPIRSPRYAVFDLAEGKEYKFRVLSANMHGTSEPSEPTELIQTLQLKGVPSAPGQVIATRETDTSVLIQWAPPKDPNNLIGYYIDQCVAGSKDWTSANHKPHKKTKFVVSGLAKGQTYVFRVQAINELGLSDESQESAPLTVKAALTPPSAPYDIALLNCDGRSMVLNWKKPLHSGGAEVKEYYVDKRRSGTALWREVHIPPVHERLYKVEGLTEGAVYQFRVYAANLAGLGPASKHSTDFTCEAWTMPEPGPAHDLTFCEVRDNSLVVEWEEPIYCGSGPITGYHVEYAKKDSTDWVTANEAAVSHRFLKVTGLQAGESYVFRVRAVNAAGVGMASMASDLVTAKAVAGSQEVSCVVDEKTGDIVLSFESCQLSEGSQFLWKKEYKEITDFSKGLVIKTEGNQSKLIFKNPDKEDVGTFSVSVTNTEGVSSSYTITSEELAKMLALSHDIRHPIIPLKIELSYKILERGRMRFWLQAEEISSNVTYKFFANNKELSGADPNKMGHDVSTGIIEFILDHFTEENEGTFTCQITDGGGKAQSSLVLIGDAFKAALAEADYQRREYIRVKEGPHFSEFLTLQIGDDCSVTLVCKVANLKKESEFHWYKEDTEIIPEVKPDLGSGVCKLPIKEFSQKTTGVYKATISDDRGKDMSQIDISGKVFDDAISKLSQLAGASAAELVIKCTATGIQLQCHMKYYTSEMNVTWYHGETKLSRSDKTVIGGNPAMATMEVIEPGEKDKGSYSIVITNAENSHKRTLDLSGDVYEKAFAEFQKLKAEAYAEKNRGKVIGGLPDVVTIMEKKTLSLTCTVCGDPKPQVSWLKNGAEVEPDDQYVVSLDQGKFASLTIKGVSMEDSGRYTMIVQNKYGGESVDIVVSVYRHGEKLPEAKPTLTPKTIIPPKLPIEIPQPKTQPASAAPSAAASPAPSPAPPKAPAGRGIRSPTPSRRK; via the exons ATGTCATCACGACTTAAAAGTGGGAGTTACAACCATGAATACCACCACAAACAGAGCCAGCGTGTGATTAAAGAGTACAGCAG ctcTGAGACAATGGAGGAAAGATATGATTATAAAACACAAGCTCGCATCCAGCAAGTG GTAAAAGCAAAGATGGTGGATAAATATGTGCGCGAGGAGCCCATGATCAGAGGACCGCAGTTCCTGGTCAGACTTAGATCCCACACTGTGTTTGAAAACACTCCAATCAAACTCTTCTGCACTGTTCAAGGCTTTCCCATGCCAGTTGTCAAATG GTATAGAGACGGTGTGATCCTGGACTTGTCCTCTGGAAAGTATTTGGTTGAAGCCAGAGGAAGCAGCCATTCCCTTGAGATACCAAA ATGTTCAACTGATGACACGGCTCAGTATACTGCTGTGGCAGGAAACTCCCATGGGCAGGTCTCTTCTCAGGCTTCTATCATTGTAAAGC GAtacaaggaggaggaggagtctagTCCATATGCATGGTTACCTTTTACAG CTGCAATGCTTCCCAAGATCCATTACACAAAAATCAACATTACATTTGTGGAGAAGTTCGGACCAGTGTTTGCCACCGAGGGAGAATCTGCAACTCTGTCTGCCACCATGACCTTAAGCCCAAACCTGGCCAACCTTCAACCAGAGGCACAGTGGTACAGAGATG aCACTCGTCTGTTCGAATCTAAGTGGGTGAAGATTGAAACAGGCAGAGGTTTCTCTACCTTGACTATTCCAAATCTTTACAAAGATGATGAAGGCCTGTATACTCTTCGTATGGTCACCAAGGGAGGCACTGCAGAACACAGTGCTTTTGTCTCAGTGGCAG ATGGTCCACCACCAGTTCCAAGTGCACCTGGTGCTCCTATGGACATCAAGATCCATGACGCCAACAGAGACTATGTCATTGTGTCATGGAAACCCCCTAACACAACTACAGAAGGCCCAATCCTGGGATACTTTGTAGACAA ATGTGAGGTTGGAACTGAAAACTGGACCCAGTGCAATGACCACCCCATTAAAATCTGTAAATACCCAGTGTCGGGACTATTTGAAGGACACTCCTATTACTTCAGAGTCAGAGCTGTCAACTCCCGGGGAATAAGCAAACCCTCCCGCATGTCCGATCCTATTGCTGCACTGGATCCTACAGAGTTTGAGAGGCTCCACG CCAAAAAGCTTGGAGGACAGCTGGATGTTGTCTCCTACCATGAAGTAGAAGAAG CTGAAGGAAACCCCCCCGGTGTTCCATCAGGAGTTCAAGTGTGTGAAATTGACAGAACTTATGTTGTCTTGAGCTGGAAATCCCCACCATATTACAGCAAGGCTCCCATGTGGTACTACTTAGagaag CTCATGTCAGGCAGCAATGCATGGCAGCGTGTTAACACCCAGGTGCCCATTCGATCTCCCCGTTATGCCGTCTTTGACCTGGCGGAAGGAAAAGAATACAAATTCAGAGTTTTGTCTGCCAACATGCATGGGACCAGCGAGCCATCAGAGCCAACTGAACTGATTCAAACTCTTCAACTCAAAG GTGTACCTTCTGCTCCTGGTCAAGTTATTGCAACAAGAGAAACAGACACCTCTGTCCTCATCCAGTGGGCTCCTCCAAAGGACCCCAACAACCTGATTGGGTATTACATTGACCAGTGTGTGGCTGGGTCTAAAGACTGGACATCAGCTAATCATAAACCCCACAAGAAAACCAA ATTTGTGGTGAGCGGTCTGGCCAAAGGACAAACATACGTGTTCCGCGTCCAGGCCATTAATGAGCTGGGCCTCAGTGATGAATCTCAGGAATCTGCACCTCTCACTGTCAAAGCTGCTCTTA CACCCCCCTCTGCTCCCTATGACATTGCCTTGCTGAACTGTGATGGCCGTTCAATGGTTCTGAACTGGAAGAAGCCTCTTCACTCAGGAGGTGCGGAGGTCAAAGAGTACTATGTGGATAAACGCCGCAGTGGAACAGCCTTGTGGAGGGAGGTTCATATCCCACCGGTCCATGAGAGACTTTACAAG GTGGAGGGCTTGACTGAGGGAGCTGTCTATCAATTCAGAGTTTATGCAGCCAACCTGGCTGGCCTTGGACCAGCTTCCAAACATTCGACCGACTTTACTTGTGAGGCATGGACAATGCCAGAGCCAG GCCCAGCCCATGACTTGACATTCTGTGAAGTGAGAGATAATTCACTGGTTGTTGAGTGGGAAGAGCCAATCTATTGTGGTTCTGGACCAATTACAGGCTATCATGTTGAATATGCTAAAAAAGACTCCACTGACTGGGTTACTGCCAATGAGGCAGCTGTCAGTCACCGCTTCTTAAAG GTAACAGGTCTGCAAGCAGGTGAAAGCTATGTGTTCAGAGTGCGTGCTGTCAATGCTGCCGGAGTAGGCATGGCCTCAATGGCTTCTGACCTTGTGACTGCCAAGGCTGTGGCAG gtTCCCAGGAGGTTTCTTGTGTGGTGGATGAGAAGACAGGAGACATTGTTCTGTCATTTGAGTCCTGCCAACTAAGTGAGGGCTCTCAGTTCCTCTGGAAGAAGGAATATAAAGAAATCACTGATTTCTCCAAAGGACTTGTGATAAAGACAGAAGGCAACCA ATCGAAGCTGATTTTTAAGAACCCAGATAAGGAGGATGTTGGAACATTCTCTGTTTCTGTCACCAACACAGAAGGGGTGTCATCCAGCTACACAATCACCTCTGAAG AGCTGGCCAAGATGCTGGCACTCAGCCATGACATCAGACACCCAA TCATCCCGCTGAAAATCGAATTGTCCTACAAGATTTTGGAGAGGGGCAGAATGAGGTTTTGGTTGCAGGCTGAAGAAATTTCCTCCAATGTCACCTACAAATTCTTTGCCAACAACAAGGAACTGTCTGGAGCTGAT CCCAACAAAATGGGCCATGATGTTTCTACTGGTATCATTGAGTTCATTCTGGACCATTTCACAGAGGAGAATGAGGGGACATTTACATGCCAGATCACTGATGGAGGTGGCAAAGCACAGAGCTCACTGGTCTTGATTGGAGATG CATTCAAAGCAGCTTTGGCTGAAGCTGACTACCAGAGGAGAGAGTACATCCGAGTGAAAGAGG GCCCTCACTTCAGTGAGTTCCTGACACTTCAGATTGGAGATGACTGCTCTGTCACTTTAGTCTGCAAG GTTGCTAATCTAAAGAAGGAATCAGAGTTCCACTGGTATAAAGAAGACACAGAGATCATCCCAGAGGTAAAGCCTGATCTTGGATCAGGTGTCTGCAAACTGCCAATTAAAGAG TTTTCACAAAAGACAACAGGGGTCTATAAAGCCACCATCAGTGACGACAGAGGAAAAGATATGAGCCAAATTGACATCAGTGGAAAag TCTTTGATGATGCCATAAGCAAGCTCAGCCAACTGGCTG GAGCCAGTGCTGCAGAGCTGGTGATTAAGTGCACAGCAACAGGTATCCAGCTACAGTGTCACATGAAGTATTACACCTCAGAGATGAACGTCACCTGGTATCATGG TGAGACTAAACTCTCACGCAGTGACAAGACTGTGATTGGTGGAAATCCCGCCATGGCAACTATGGAG GTGATCGAGCCAGGGGAGAAGGATAAGGGATCGTACTCTATCGTAATCACAAATGCTGAAAACTCTCACAAACGAACCCTGGACCTCAGCGGTGACG TGTatgaaaaagcttttgctgAGTTCCAGAAGCTCAA AGCCGAGGCCTACGCTGAGAAAA ATCGTGGTAAGGTGATAGGAGGACTGCCGGATGTTGTTACCATTATGGAAAAGAAG ACCCTCAGCTTAACATGTACAGTCTGCGGAGACCCCAAACCTCAGGTGTCATGGCTGAAAAATGGAGCAGAGGTTGAACCTGACGACCAG TACGTGGTCTCCTTGGATCAGGGCAAGTTTGCAAGTCTGACAATCAAAGGTGTTTCAATGGAGGATTCTGGCAGATACACAATGATTGTCCAGAACAAGTATGGAGGAGAGTCTGTGGATATAGTG GTCAGCGTGTACCGTCATGGGGAAAAACTCCCTGAGGCAAAACCAACTCTGACCCCCAAAACAATCATCCCTCCGAAACTTCCCATTGAGATTCCTCAGCCTAAAACCCAGCCAGCTAGTGCAGCTCCTAGCGCTGCAGCCAGCCCTGCTCCCAGCCCCGCACCTCCAAAGGCACCGGCAGGAAGAGGGATAAGGAGTCCTACTCCTTCTCGGAGAAAGTAA